The Bacteroidota bacterium genome includes a region encoding these proteins:
- a CDS encoding sulfatase produces MRPTILFFCAVFLLSSCETQESSTATGPPNIVLIFADDLGYGDLSIYGHPTIHTPRLDEIARQGIKMTSFYTAAPVCTPSRAGLLTGRYPIRFGLPGNVGPDSPNGLPQEERTLAEALKEQGYRTGAFGKWHLGAVDGYYPTDHGFDTYLGLLYSNDMIPPWVNTERKMYLHRDKTPTDEHPVNQHTLTKRYTEAAIQFIEASGDDPFFVYVPHSMPHLPVYASEAFQGTSKGGRYGDVIEELDWSAVAILDAVVDAGKDNNTLFIFTSDNGPWRNMPPRMYTTEPVEKWHGGTTASLRGAKATTFDGGSRVPAILRWPGQIPAGQVSAEIATTMDLHATILELAGTTPPPNPLDGKNIWPLLTEEAPSPHTYHHYFMVDKLEAVRDAEWKLRVAKPASDWDSPELQTGNEPVLLELFNMEDDPYEQFNIAAQHPAVVERLRKQMVDFATETGAQLLFEP; encoded by the coding sequence TCATCCACAGCAACTGGTCCACCCAACATCGTACTGATTTTTGCAGATGATCTTGGCTACGGCGACCTCAGCATTTACGGCCATCCCACCATCCACACGCCTCGGCTCGATGAAATAGCGCGACAAGGCATCAAGATGACCTCCTTCTACACAGCAGCTCCAGTGTGTACGCCATCACGCGCTGGCCTGCTCACCGGGCGCTACCCCATACGCTTCGGCCTTCCGGGCAATGTGGGCCCTGACTCCCCAAACGGACTCCCGCAGGAAGAACGTACCCTCGCTGAAGCCCTCAAAGAACAAGGCTACCGCACCGGTGCTTTTGGAAAATGGCACCTTGGCGCTGTTGATGGCTACTACCCCACTGACCACGGCTTTGACACATACCTCGGCCTGCTGTATTCCAACGATATGATTCCGCCCTGGGTCAACACCGAGCGGAAAATGTACCTGCACCGCGACAAAACTCCGACAGATGAACACCCGGTCAATCAGCACACCCTGACCAAACGCTACACGGAAGCAGCGATTCAGTTTATCGAGGCATCGGGAGATGATCCCTTCTTTGTGTATGTACCGCATTCGATGCCTCACCTGCCAGTATATGCGTCTGAAGCCTTTCAGGGCACGTCGAAAGGCGGAAGGTATGGCGATGTGATAGAAGAGCTAGACTGGAGCGCCGTCGCCATCCTTGACGCTGTTGTCGATGCCGGCAAAGACAACAACACCCTGTTCATTTTCACCAGCGACAACGGCCCCTGGCGCAACATGCCCCCACGCATGTACACCACTGAACCTGTAGAGAAATGGCACGGCGGCACCACGGCTTCGCTTCGCGGCGCAAAAGCCACAACATTCGACGGCGGATCGCGCGTGCCTGCTATCCTCAGGTGGCCAGGCCAAATTCCTGCCGGCCAGGTAAGCGCTGAAATTGCAACAACAATGGACCTGCACGCAACCATACTCGAACTCGCTGGCACAACCCCTCCGCCCAATCCATTGGATGGAAAAAACATCTGGCCGCTGCTCACCGAAGAAGCACCTTCACCCCATACCTACCACCATTACTTCATGGTAGACAAGCTTGAAGCTGTTCGCGATGCGGAGTGGAAGTTACGCGTGGCAAAGCCGGCTTCCGATTGGGATTCGCCGGAACTGCAAACGGGCAATGAACCCGTTCTGTTAGAGCTTTTCAACATGGAAGACGATCCTTACGAACAGTTCAATATAGCAGCACAGCATCCAGCAGTTGTCGAGCGCCTGCGCAAGCAAATGGTCGATTTTGCCACAGAAACAGGCGCGCAGTTGCTATTTGAACCGTGA
- a CDS encoding pyrroloquinoline quinone-dependent dehydrogenase, with translation MKRTLGFAALLLVSACTPTTSPQQHDWPHYKADKASSSYSTLDQINRDNVSGLEVAWEFRTNDGGKGRIECSPIVVDGIIYLTTSALHLVALDAATGEELWRFEPSNHYGGFFANRGVTYWEDGEDKRIYYPAGTRLFAVNATDGTAITAFGENGSISMGDNLSRDIGDKTVSLTTPPVIFEDLLIAGSSVSDNNNTLPNPPGDIRAFNLHTGELAWTFHVIPHPGEFGYDTWPPDAWSTVGAANSWAGMALDEERGIVYAPTSSPAPEHSGGVRPGMNLFGNSILALDARTGERVWHFQVVHHDIWDYDVAAPPNLVTFEHDGVTYDAVAQTTKVGMLFVLDRDTGEPIFDIEERPVPQTTMPDEQTWPTQPFTTEIPPYTKHGFTEADITDINPEATAYVKETYFDKFGPAVIFQPPTTQGMFMMPQFNGGSDWGGAAFDPETGILYINSSEEPEAITMLPAPPDAKHDLPFEASGHDEIYDPEGFPVSKPPWGLLNAIDLTQGDFAWRATLGTYPELEARGFPPTGTFNFGGPIVTKGGLVFIGATRDERFRAFDKATGEVLWEFQLPYAGYATPATYMVDGKQYVVIAAAGGGIPGTESGDVYMAFALE, from the coding sequence ATGAAACGCACCCTCGGGTTTGCCGCATTGCTGCTGGTATCAGCTTGTACCCCCACGACCTCGCCCCAACAACACGACTGGCCGCATTACAAGGCTGACAAAGCGTCGAGCAGTTACTCCACCCTCGACCAAATCAACAGAGACAATGTTAGCGGCCTCGAAGTAGCCTGGGAATTTCGCACCAATGACGGTGGCAAAGGCCGCATCGAGTGCAGTCCCATTGTCGTCGATGGCATCATATACCTGACTACGTCAGCCTTGCATTTGGTGGCGCTGGATGCCGCTACAGGAGAAGAGCTATGGCGATTTGAACCGTCCAATCACTACGGCGGATTTTTTGCCAACCGCGGCGTCACGTATTGGGAAGATGGAGAGGACAAACGCATCTACTACCCCGCCGGCACCCGCCTGTTTGCTGTTAACGCCACGGATGGCACGGCAATCACTGCTTTCGGTGAGAACGGCAGCATTAGTATGGGCGACAACCTCAGTCGTGATATCGGCGACAAAACAGTGAGTCTGACCACTCCGCCTGTAATTTTTGAAGACCTGCTCATCGCCGGCTCCTCGGTATCCGACAACAACAACACGCTACCCAATCCCCCGGGCGATATCCGGGCGTTCAACCTCCACACGGGTGAACTGGCATGGACCTTCCACGTGATCCCGCATCCAGGAGAATTTGGTTATGACACATGGCCCCCCGACGCATGGAGTACTGTTGGTGCTGCCAACTCCTGGGCCGGCATGGCCCTCGACGAGGAGCGCGGTATCGTGTACGCACCGACAAGTTCACCCGCCCCGGAGCACAGCGGCGGCGTGCGCCCCGGAATGAATCTGTTTGGTAATTCCATCCTCGCGTTGGACGCACGGACCGGCGAGCGGGTCTGGCACTTCCAGGTTGTTCACCATGACATCTGGGACTACGATGTTGCTGCCCCGCCCAATCTTGTTACGTTTGAGCACGATGGCGTCACCTACGACGCAGTGGCGCAAACAACCAAAGTAGGGATGCTGTTTGTATTGGACCGCGATACAGGTGAACCGATATTCGACATTGAAGAACGCCCTGTGCCGCAAACAACGATGCCGGATGAGCAAACCTGGCCCACGCAGCCGTTTACCACAGAAATCCCACCATATACAAAGCACGGTTTTACCGAAGCCGATATCACGGATATAAATCCCGAAGCAACTGCATATGTAAAAGAAACCTACTTTGATAAATTTGGGCCAGCGGTCATCTTCCAGCCCCCAACTACGCAGGGGATGTTCATGATGCCGCAGTTTAATGGGGGGTCTGATTGGGGAGGCGCTGCTTTCGACCCTGAAACGGGCATCCTCTACATCAACTCGAGCGAAGAGCCCGAGGCCATCACCATGCTGCCGGCACCGCCTGATGCCAAACACGACCTGCCATTCGAGGCCAGCGGCCACGATGAAATCTACGACCCAGAAGGCTTCCCGGTATCAAAACCGCCCTGGGGGCTCTTAAACGCTATCGATCTAACGCAGGGTGACTTTGCCTGGCGCGCTACCCTTGGCACGTATCCAGAACTGGAAGCACGCGGCTTTCCACCAACGGGTACGTTCAATTTCGGCGGCCCTATTGTCACGAAAGGGGGCCTCGTATTCATCGGCGCTACCCGCGATGAGCGCTTCCGGGCCTTTGACAAAGCTACTGGAGAAGTACTCTGGGAATTCCAACTGCCTTATGCCGGCTACGCAACCCCAGCAACCTACATGGTTGACGGCAAGCAGTATGTTGTCATTGCCGCAGCCGGCGGTGGTATTCCTGGCACCGAATCAGGCGATGTGTACATGGCTTTTGCGCTGGAATAA
- a CDS encoding SDR family oxidoreductase, whose translation MKQFEHQNIIVTGSTSGVGEATARLFAARGASGILITGRHEGRGQKVANDLQAAGCNAVFVKADLEHVADCKRIVSAAEEAFDKIHVLVNAAALTARGSIFDSSVELWDKMMAINMRAPFLLMQGCIANMRQHKIEGAIVNVLSVAAHGGQPFIGTYSASKGGLAVFTKNTAYATMRYRIRINGLMLGWTDTPWEHDIQMKYHTDDLDWLSKAEADLPFGRLIKPEEAARTIAWMASSESGMMTGSLIDFDQSVLGAGNVSRPVEGELGTS comes from the coding sequence ATGAAGCAGTTTGAGCATCAAAATATCATAGTAACCGGCAGCACCAGTGGCGTTGGAGAAGCTACGGCCCGTTTATTTGCGGCACGCGGTGCTAGCGGCATCTTGATTACGGGCCGGCACGAAGGCAGAGGCCAAAAGGTAGCCAACGACTTGCAAGCTGCCGGCTGCAACGCTGTTTTTGTTAAAGCAGACCTGGAGCATGTCGCGGACTGCAAGCGCATCGTCTCGGCGGCTGAGGAAGCGTTTGACAAAATACACGTACTGGTCAATGCAGCAGCACTCACCGCTCGCGGCTCCATATTCGACTCTTCTGTTGAGCTATGGGACAAAATGATGGCGATCAATATGCGGGCGCCGTTTCTCCTTATGCAAGGCTGCATCGCAAACATGCGCCAACACAAAATAGAAGGCGCAATTGTAAATGTCTTAAGCGTTGCTGCCCACGGTGGTCAACCCTTTATCGGTACCTATTCCGCTTCGAAAGGTGGCCTCGCGGTGTTCACCAAAAATACGGCGTACGCAACGATGCGATACCGCATCCGGATTAACGGCTTAATGCTGGGGTGGACTGACACACCTTGGGAGCATGATATTCAGATGAAATACCACACCGATGATCTGGATTGGCTCAGCAAAGCGGAGGCAGATTTACCTTTTGGCCGGCTGATCAAACCGGAAGAAGCCGCGCGCACCATTGCCTGGATGGCTTCAAGTGAATCCGGTATGATGACTGGTTCGCTGATCGATTTTGACCAGAGTGTCCTGGGCGCCGGCAACGTTTCACGGCCAGTTGAAGGAGAATTGGGCACCTCTTAA
- a CDS encoding OmpA family protein, translating into MTEDSSNNPTNADDTSAASDHEAPANGAQPNGQRASEPDRTQSRDRDMDELRRLLIGSEGKQIEGLQQRLSSVAQFEEEGQVDAMGRVLPGAIAYHNKDNAQLANALGPTIEETLRISIRRDPKPFADAIFPVIGPAIRRSIAEALRSVIDSMNRTMEHSLSFQSFKWRMEAARSGRSFSEVMLAHTLNYRVEQLFLIDKRSGILIQHLFAETVDVKDSDLVSSMLSAIQDFVRDSLGAEREDVLETIKIGELTVLMEPGPDAVLAAVVRGIPAGDLNLTLKEIIEAIHLQYGHLLDDFEGDTEQLTPVLPLMRAGLLEKYKRKDRNPYRLWFVAGVLLLLLSVWLIWGFRNYLLWNEYLETLRNEPGLVVTQTSWEKGQFIVEGLKDPMAVHPDSLLPSAFPQDRVVGMWESYLALDSLIIIKRATNQLRAPESIAFMLEKDTLYVAGTATNSWIENAREKSPFILGFSGYDDSRVVSTLDADLQAAIEAIEAATVQFGQGSAVLNSAELQQIDSVYDALETLQTISAARNQQLAVLLRGYTSAEGNPNTNALLSAARARIVRDALVARGMPAGLFSAVGEGDQLIPGTETSEAQRALNRSVTFDVVLQ; encoded by the coding sequence ATGACTGAAGATTCTTCAAATAACCCCACCAATGCGGATGATACTTCCGCTGCTTCTGACCATGAAGCGCCGGCTAATGGAGCACAGCCCAATGGGCAGCGTGCAAGTGAGCCAGATCGGACACAGAGCCGTGACCGCGACATGGATGAGCTACGTCGACTGCTGATCGGGAGTGAAGGCAAACAAATTGAAGGCCTGCAGCAGCGCCTCAGTTCTGTTGCCCAGTTTGAAGAAGAAGGACAGGTGGATGCAATGGGCCGGGTGCTCCCTGGAGCTATTGCCTATCATAACAAGGATAACGCCCAATTGGCCAATGCACTTGGTCCTACAATAGAGGAGACCCTTCGCATCTCCATACGGCGCGACCCAAAGCCGTTTGCTGATGCTATTTTCCCCGTAATTGGCCCTGCAATTCGACGCAGTATTGCGGAAGCACTCCGCTCTGTTATCGATTCCATGAACCGCACCATGGAGCATAGCCTGTCGTTTCAGAGCTTCAAGTGGCGCATGGAAGCTGCACGGTCGGGGCGATCGTTCTCTGAGGTAATGCTAGCGCATACGCTAAATTACCGAGTTGAGCAGCTTTTCCTTATTGACAAGCGAAGTGGCATCCTGATACAACACCTTTTTGCTGAAACTGTTGATGTAAAAGACAGTGACCTGGTTTCGAGTATGTTGAGTGCGATCCAGGATTTTGTGCGGGATTCACTGGGTGCTGAACGGGAGGATGTTCTCGAAACGATTAAGATTGGCGAACTGACAGTATTGATGGAGCCGGGGCCGGACGCTGTGCTTGCAGCTGTAGTACGTGGCATTCCTGCGGGTGATTTGAATCTGACGCTCAAAGAAATCATTGAAGCAATCCATTTGCAATATGGACACTTGCTCGATGATTTTGAGGGAGATACAGAGCAATTGACCCCCGTGCTGCCCCTGATGCGTGCCGGCTTGCTGGAAAAGTATAAACGCAAAGACCGCAACCCATACCGACTCTGGTTCGTCGCCGGCGTGCTGCTGTTGCTGCTTTCAGTGTGGTTGATATGGGGGTTTCGCAATTACCTGCTTTGGAACGAGTACCTCGAAACATTGCGCAATGAACCGGGACTTGTTGTCACCCAGACGTCGTGGGAAAAAGGGCAATTTATTGTTGAAGGACTCAAAGACCCGATGGCGGTGCATCCAGATTCTTTGTTGCCATCTGCTTTTCCCCAGGACAGGGTTGTCGGTATGTGGGAGTCTTATCTGGCACTTGATTCATTGATTATTATAAAGCGCGCTACAAACCAACTGAGGGCGCCCGAGTCTATTGCGTTCATGTTGGAGAAAGATACATTATATGTCGCAGGGACGGCCACCAATTCATGGATTGAAAACGCAAGAGAAAAATCTCCCTTTATCCTTGGATTCTCGGGATATGACGACAGCCGCGTGGTGTCCACACTTGATGCAGATCTCCAGGCAGCAATTGAAGCCATAGAAGCAGCAACTGTACAGTTTGGCCAAGGGTCTGCCGTGTTAAACAGCGCAGAATTACAGCAGATCGATAGCGTCTATGATGCGCTGGAAACACTTCAGACGATTAGCGCTGCGCGTAATCAGCAGCTTGCTGTATTGTTGAGAGGGTATACCAGTGCTGAAGGAAATCCAAACACCAATGCCCTCTTGAGTGCCGCACGTGCTCGTATCGTACGGGATGCCCTTGTTGCCCGAGGCATGCCGGCCGGCTTGTTTTCTGCCGTTGGTGAGGGCGATCAACTTATACCGGGCACAGAGACTTCAGAAGCCCAGCGCGCACTGAATCGTAGCGTTACCTTTGATGTAGTGCTGCAATAA
- a CDS encoding Rab family GTPase, whose protein sequence is MKKKICMLGTFAVGKTSLVRRYVQGIFSDKYLTTMGAKVDKKIVDFEGKSINLMLWDLNGEDRFQGLSMNYVRGTAGYLLVIDSTRRSSFEAAHLLQQKVEQELGPLPFIVVFNKTDLKTPWENQDREIRQLEESGWTIMYTSAKTGTGVEEVFETLTQMIMNA, encoded by the coding sequence ATGAAGAAGAAAATTTGTATGCTGGGCACGTTTGCAGTGGGCAAAACAAGTCTGGTACGTCGTTATGTACAGGGGATATTCTCTGACAAATACCTGACAACTATGGGTGCCAAGGTCGACAAAAAAATTGTCGATTTTGAGGGTAAAAGCATCAATTTGATGCTCTGGGACCTGAATGGCGAGGACCGATTCCAGGGATTATCGATGAACTACGTCCGGGGAACTGCCGGCTACCTGCTCGTCATCGACAGCACGCGCCGCTCTTCTTTCGAAGCAGCGCATTTACTGCAGCAAAAAGTTGAGCAAGAGTTGGGTCCCCTGCCTTTCATCGTTGTTTTCAACAAGACGGATTTGAAGACCCCATGGGAGAATCAGGACCGTGAAATACGCCAGCTTGAAGAAAGTGGCTGGACAATCATGTACACCAGTGCCAAAACGGGCACGGGAGTTGAAGAGGTCTTCGAAACCCTCACACAAATGATTATGAACGCGTAG
- a CDS encoding HAMP domain-containing sensor histidine kinase, whose translation MSAILARLFSDLDIAVLERAKDGTFSMLSGTPPWLKNLWPATESSSEGLNPGDVFYFLEDFLDRNEDFWRAPTNDRRASGVWTENTPDGKEQLLEATAIYIEDTPLLLIRIPHHQQVWPIFQQAREQRLEYEQLIDEINKREVLLHCIVHDLSNPLASIKGSLNLLQSEDMVESDGDELLSIGLRQAAKMQNLIRSILTTFANEVRPLVPTLIGTDIAPDLRSCAQEVVKSLQATASLKGIQVQLTDTTATSPFKVVGEAERLERVLYNLLANAIRHSANGQTVSVDVFDDGEFIHANVTDQGAGVPEDLIEGLFDRFSQGKDKTGQVGLGLYFCKITIEGWGGTIGYAHGESGGARFWFRLPKPVEHEDTTPEIQHT comes from the coding sequence ATGTCAGCCATCCTTGCCAGGTTATTCTCCGATCTTGATATAGCTGTACTGGAGCGAGCCAAGGATGGTACGTTCAGCATGCTAAGCGGCACGCCGCCGTGGCTCAAAAACCTCTGGCCGGCCACCGAATCCAGCTCTGAAGGACTCAACCCTGGCGATGTTTTTTATTTCCTGGAAGACTTCCTCGACCGTAACGAAGATTTTTGGCGTGCACCTACCAATGACCGCCGTGCGTCGGGTGTTTGGACGGAAAACACGCCCGACGGAAAAGAACAACTGCTCGAAGCAACGGCCATCTATATTGAAGATACCCCGCTGTTGCTCATCAGAATACCCCATCACCAGCAAGTCTGGCCCATTTTCCAGCAAGCACGCGAGCAACGCCTCGAATATGAGCAGTTGATTGACGAAATCAACAAGCGCGAAGTGCTACTGCACTGTATTGTACACGACTTGTCGAATCCGCTTGCAAGCATTAAAGGCAGCCTGAACCTGCTGCAGTCGGAGGATATGGTGGAGTCAGACGGGGACGAACTCTTGAGCATTGGCCTGCGCCAGGCGGCAAAAATGCAAAACCTGATCCGCAGCATTCTAACAACTTTTGCAAACGAAGTGCGTCCGCTTGTCCCGACACTTATTGGTACAGACATCGCACCTGACCTGCGTTCTTGTGCACAAGAAGTCGTAAAATCGCTCCAGGCTACGGCCAGTCTCAAAGGCATTCAGGTACAACTTACCGACACCACAGCCACCTCACCATTCAAAGTAGTGGGTGAGGCAGAGCGACTCGAACGTGTGCTATACAATTTGCTTGCAAACGCTATCCGTCATTCAGCCAACGGTCAAACCGTATCTGTTGACGTTTTTGATGACGGCGAATTTATCCACGCTAATGTAACGGACCAGGGCGCCGGCGTCCCCGAAGATCTGATTGAAGGGTTATTCGACAGGTTCTCTCAGGGAAAAGACAAAACAGGGCAAGTTGGACTGGGCCTCTATTTCTGCAAAATTACCATTGAAGGCTGGGGCGGGACGATCGGATATGCACATGGCGAATCTGGCGGTGCCCGGTTCTGGTTTCGGCTTCCGAAGCCTGTCGAGCACGAAGACACAACGCCTGAAATCCAACATACCTGA
- a CDS encoding sigma-54 dependent transcriptional regulator: MSFRIFIVDDDPEYSALLQFQLRKIEQVEIKTFSQGEEVVDCLDQQPHLVLLDLVMPGQGGLETLRQIKLAAPKLPVIVVSSQSVVSVALEALKLGAYDYITKGHDDTVKINRLAAQIAERTKLTQEVSMLREQLRVPQGIPGMIGESVSMGKVFRLINKTLVGDLSVAIVGESGTGKELVAHTIHYNSSRKRQAFVVVNCAAIPRELMESEFFGHEKGSFTGAYTRKTGKFEQANQGTIFLDEIGELNLDLQAKLLRVLQNQEVQRVGSNETIRVDVRVVCATNRDIVSMIHEGKFREDLYYRLFQFPINLPPLRERDQDNLLLASFFRNDFLKRHKDVQPREFSAASRRKILEYAWPGNVRQLKNAVERALLISDTDEIIPDDLMLDAILLTKRPTAASPHPAVAASDVQMAGGGHANGSGVAGNPIGTIQTVTDPKDIMPLEDLKRMAVLQAYKLCKGNVDQTSLRLGVTRSTIYRLLEKYKQEGVELET; the protein is encoded by the coding sequence ATGTCATTTCGCATTTTCATCGTTGACGACGACCCTGAATACAGCGCCCTGCTGCAGTTTCAACTGCGGAAAATTGAGCAGGTCGAAATCAAAACCTTTAGCCAGGGTGAAGAGGTCGTTGACTGCCTGGACCAACAGCCGCATCTCGTGCTGCTTGACCTGGTTATGCCGGGGCAAGGTGGCCTCGAAACCCTGCGCCAAATCAAATTGGCTGCACCAAAGTTGCCCGTCATTGTGGTTTCGTCCCAATCAGTAGTTAGCGTTGCACTTGAGGCGCTTAAACTTGGCGCCTACGATTACATTACCAAAGGCCACGACGACACAGTCAAAATTAACCGGCTTGCGGCTCAAATCGCTGAACGGACCAAACTCACCCAGGAAGTTAGCATGTTACGCGAACAGCTTCGCGTGCCACAAGGCATTCCTGGCATGATTGGAGAAAGCGTCAGCATGGGCAAAGTATTCAGGCTCATTAACAAGACGCTTGTTGGTGACCTCTCTGTGGCTATTGTTGGGGAAAGCGGAACGGGTAAAGAACTGGTTGCCCATACCATCCACTATAATTCTTCCAGGAAACGCCAGGCTTTTGTTGTTGTCAACTGCGCGGCAATCCCGCGGGAGTTGATGGAGAGTGAATTCTTCGGCCACGAAAAAGGCTCATTCACCGGCGCCTATACGCGTAAAACGGGTAAATTTGAGCAGGCCAACCAGGGTACCATCTTTCTCGACGAAATTGGAGAATTGAATCTTGACCTGCAGGCAAAACTGCTGCGCGTGCTGCAAAACCAGGAAGTTCAACGTGTAGGCAGCAATGAAACCATACGGGTAGATGTGCGCGTCGTTTGTGCTACCAACCGTGACATCGTATCGATGATTCACGAAGGCAAATTCAGGGAAGACTTGTATTACCGACTCTTTCAGTTCCCGATCAACCTGCCCCCGCTACGCGAACGCGACCAGGACAACCTCTTGCTGGCCAGCTTTTTCAGAAATGACTTCCTGAAACGCCACAAAGACGTGCAGCCCCGCGAGTTTTCTGCTGCCAGCCGGCGCAAAATCCTTGAATACGCGTGGCCAGGGAATGTAAGACAGCTTAAAAATGCTGTAGAACGCGCCCTGCTCATTTCCGACACGGATGAAATAATCCCTGATGACCTGATGCTGGACGCCATACTGCTTACCAAGCGTCCAACTGCAGCATCTCCCCACCCCGCTGTAGCAGCTTCAGATGTACAGATGGCAGGCGGTGGGCATGCAAACGGTAGCGGTGTTGCTGGTAACCCTATTGGCACAATCCAGACGGTAACCGACCCCAAAGACATCATGCCGCTTGAAGACCTGAAACGCATGGCTGTTTTACAAGCGTACAAGCTTTGCAAAGGCAACGTAGACCAGACTTCGCTCCGGCTTGGTGTAACCCGGTCTACTATCTACCGATTGTTAGAGAAATACAAACAGGAAGGCGTAGAGCTCGAAACCTGA
- a CDS encoding mechanosensitive ion channel domain-containing protein: MDWLTPENITVLVQEYLIPAVTALLLLFVVFIAAGWARRLVRKGLERANVDITLTKFFSNMARYAVLVVGIIAVLARVGIETASFAAILAAAGFAIGMAFQGTLSNFSAGIMLLVFRPFKVGDLVSVGGVTGVVDEIELFTTNLNTPDNRRIIVPNGSVFGATIENMTFHDTRRVDVAVGTDYSADLDETRRVIEAACSGVQGRISDLGVQAYLVSLGGSSIDWEARVWCNSADYLAVKDELTKAVKNGLDAANIGIPFPQTDVHIDGAILRSN, from the coding sequence ATGGACTGGCTTACACCTGAGAATATCACCGTCCTCGTGCAGGAATATTTGATCCCCGCAGTGACTGCCTTGTTGTTGCTGTTTGTCGTCTTTATCGCAGCTGGATGGGCAAGAAGGCTTGTGCGAAAAGGATTGGAGCGCGCGAATGTCGACATTACGCTGACAAAATTTTTCTCCAACATGGCGCGTTATGCTGTGCTGGTTGTTGGTATCATTGCCGTATTGGCGCGGGTTGGCATTGAAACTGCCAGTTTTGCTGCAATTTTGGCTGCTGCCGGCTTTGCCATTGGTATGGCATTCCAGGGTACGTTGTCGAACTTCTCTGCCGGCATCATGCTGCTCGTTTTCCGGCCGTTCAAGGTGGGAGATCTGGTATCTGTTGGCGGCGTAACGGGTGTGGTAGACGAAATTGAACTCTTCACCACAAACCTGAATACCCCAGACAACCGGCGCATCATTGTGCCAAATGGCTCTGTTTTTGGCGCCACCATTGAGAATATGACATTCCACGACACCCGCCGTGTTGATGTAGCGGTGGGTACAGATTATAGCGCTGATCTCGACGAAACGCGCCGCGTGATCGAAGCTGCCTGTTCTGGTGTTCAAGGCCGGATCTCTGATCTTGGGGTGCAGGCGTACCTCGTAAGTCTCGGTGGATCTTCTATCGATTGGGAAGCACGCGTATGGTGCAATTCGGCTGATTACCTGGCCGTTAAAGATGAGCTGACGAAAGCGGTTAAGAATGGTTTGGACGCTGCCAATATCGGCATCCCATTCCCGCAGACGGATGTTCACATCGATGGTGCGATCCTGCGTTCAAACTAA
- a CDS encoding response regulator, producing MNILIVVETYFVARILRERLEELGYSEIMLATSAPEAVQHLRVTSIDLIIVDAEWLKPGIDIHAFLTSIRKSDEVKSIPILMCSSKNKTEDVKMALNAGASSYLLKPYNEEALKEHLDGIFGVEELEIPEETEAAA from the coding sequence ATGAATATTCTGATCGTCGTTGAGACCTATTTTGTAGCCCGAATTCTGCGTGAGCGTCTGGAAGAGCTAGGATATTCGGAAATTATGCTCGCCACGAGCGCTCCGGAAGCTGTCCAACATCTCCGCGTAACAAGCATCGACCTTATCATCGTTGATGCAGAATGGCTCAAGCCGGGGATCGACATTCATGCCTTTCTTACCAGCATTCGTAAGTCGGATGAAGTAAAGAGTATTCCGATTCTGATGTGCTCTTCCAAAAACAAAACGGAAGATGTTAAAATGGCCCTGAACGCCGGCGCCAGCAGCTACCTGCTCAAGCCCTACAACGAAGAGGCCCTGAAAGAACATCTGGATGGTATCTTCGGTGTCGAAGAACTGGAAATCCCTGAAGAAACCGAAGCAGCGGCCTGA